In Pangasianodon hypophthalmus isolate fPanHyp1 chromosome 5, fPanHyp1.pri, whole genome shotgun sequence, the DNA window ttttttggaaaaaaaaaattaaaagaagatTAGAAACAAAACATTGTCGTACCCATTTCTGTCccaaaatattactttttaacCACAACTGGGTAgccaaacattaaatatttagtatttCTTGTTTGTCAGTTTCatcaaaattacataaaaatataatctgatttttttttctctcaaagacGCACGATACAggcaaatatatacacatacccAGCAGTTAATGactaaaataatgcattttacagttttaaaatgaaagcaaatGTCTATAAAGCAGTATAAAATTGTACTATACTTATTTTCACTACTATATAATTGTATGTTTTAATTTCTATCAAGTAAAAGAATCTATATAATTTTCTACTAGACCTAAGTTCCACTTGCCGTTCACATAGTTTACCACTAACTGCAGCACTCCAGGAACTGGCCACAGAGTGCCAGCTTACAGCAATATTTCCTAGCTTCAGTCCTGGTAACCCACTTCACTGcaaattttcagtgtttttctgctCCAGTATACTTAATCCAACTAATCAGCTAAATAACACAGTTCTTAAAGAAAACACTAAAGACACTTAGCACCAAATGCAAGGGCATGTACCTCCAGACCTGGAGTTAGAGGGGTGCAGAGGAGTGTTTATTAATCCCACACCCACCagctcccaaaggaattctgaccaatcgtGCCCACTCCCACAGATTCTCCTCACCAATTATGCCCACTCCCACAGACTCTCCTCACCAACCCTGCCCTCTCCCACAGATTCTCCtcaccaatcccacccactcctcaCCAGTCCAGGCAGCTCCCACAGACTCTCCTCAACAATCCTGCCAACTCCCACAATCTATCCTCACCAATCCCACCAGCTCCCACAGTCTCTCACCAATCCCACCCACAATTATGCTCACTCCCACAGACTCTCCtcaccaatcccacccactcccactGTCTCTCCTCACCAATCCTGTCTGCTCCTACAGAC includes these proteins:
- the LOC113526169 gene encoding uncharacterized protein LOC113526169 translates to MQGHVPPDLELEGCRGVFINPTPTSSQRNSDQSCPLPQILLTNYAHSHRLSSPTLPSPTDSPHQSHPLLTSPGSSHRLSSTILPTPTIYPHQSHQLPQSLTNPTHNYAHSHRLSSPIPPTPTVSPHQSCLLLQTFLTNPTHSHRFSSPIPPTPHQSRQLSQTLHNNPANSHNLSSPILHASTVFPHQSSPLPQTPLTNPAGFQRLSSPTVPAPPVSPHQYCPLPQNV